In Trifolium pratense cultivar HEN17-A07 linkage group LG7, ARS_RC_1.1, whole genome shotgun sequence, a genomic segment contains:
- the LOC123893868 gene encoding protein FORGETTER 1-like isoform X2 codes for MPKETTKFSRKLKEKMKTPANKKTVSSAHTSSSYQQLQSHSRRLGMKTPPPAVLRARAAVWRIQQSLFPQQHKLRVTDSELPHPKYEMPDDFSTDQSDDWLRCPVCLAVVNVSNNRSKYCCPNCSVHLDDSDDGEEDVNELVKEVEQDEADCGMPGETFTDYRPSKLSIGPPHPDPVVETSSLSVVEPPEPTYVPKIKDELEFFKSLSCLQIETLVYACQRHLQHIRNGARAGFFIGDGAGVGKGRTVAGLIWENWHHGRKKALWISIGSDLKFDARRDLDDMGASCIEVHALNKLPYTKLDSDTVGVREGVIFLTYSSLIASSSKGRSRLQQLVQWCGTGFDGLIIFDECHKAKNLVPETGMDSTKTGQAVRDIQAQLPEARVVYCSATGASEPRNMAYMVRLGLWGEGTDFSDFYDFLEALEKGGVGALELVAMDLKARGMYLCRTLSYKGAEFDIIEARLEDKMMDVYKKATEVWVDLRNNFISLKVENPRLIWRLYWAAHQRFFRHLCMSAKVPTVVRLVNQALMEDKCVVIGLQSTGEARTEDAVLKYGSELDDFISGPRELMLKFVEDYYPDDISWPKKPEVLPVDDGLGSLGRKRHFAGPAVSAKSRVSKVAKLEPPSDAESDEECGNTAVSDSDYGPEEDESGSEEDESAADSDYDEFQKCEISIKEEERENLLQCSRCGKYAHQSGLVPPIRDFTLEEWTCSLCKDKTVEYPPPGTNKIKLPKSFGTPIECKREILERIHALDLPNNPLDEIIDQLGGQDIVAEITGRKGRLVRDPSGQGVVYEPRNTDVTAEMVNMHEKMLFMEGKKLVAIISEAGSAGVSLQADRRVRNQKRRVHITLELPWSADRAVQQFGRTHRSNQVSAPQYRLLFSDLGGERRFASTVAMRLESLGALTQGDRRAGPSLSAYNYENDYGKRALENLYKAIKEQDPPVVVPPGCLSDSPDTIKDFNGQATVALDSVGISMETTGNSKKSNQNKKAIRRFLNRILGIAPEIQNRLFELFVNNLDLLVQKARIEGSLDRGIVHLKANVIELQGTPKTVYVDQMSGASTVLFTFSLDRGVSWELANTMLKGKLKSEFGSSDDGFYLSKSEFMGKRHVILAFESSASAMYKIVRPTTGESPRDMHRAELTKKYSKVSSLEAAKIRWEHDYEASSKQCMHGPNCKNGKSCSVGSRLQEVNVLCGVIVPIWGKIQTALSKQVKQFHRRIRIVCVETTSSDNRRIVGLLVPNAAVTTVLEGLTTQPQFIVLDD; via the exons ATTGGCTTCGATGTCCGGTTTGTCTGGCTGTCGTTAACGTATCAAATAACCGCTCGAAGTACTGTTGTCCTAACTGTTCCGTTCACCTTGATGATAGTGATGATGGTGAAGAAGATGTTAacgag CTGGTTAAAGAAGTAGAACAGGATGAAGCTGACTGTGGTATGCCTGGAGAAACATTTACAGATTAT CGGCCATCAAAGCTATCTATCGGACCTCCCCACCCAGATCCAGTTGTGGAAACATCTTCCTTGTCTGTAGTAGAGCCACCCGAGCCTACTTATGTTCCAAAGATTAAGGATGAGTTGGAATTTTTCAAGAGTTTGTCATGCTTGCAGATTGAGACTTTGGTCTATGCTTGTCAG AGACATCTCCAACACATTCGCAACGGTGCTAGGGCTGGATTCTTTATTGGAGATGGAGCAGGTGTAGGTAAAGGTCGAACAGTCGCTGGGCTAATCTGGGAGAACTGGCACCATGGGAGGAAGAAAGCCTT GTGGATTTCTATTGGTTCAGACTTGAAGTTTGACGCCAGAAGAGATTTGGATGATATGGGTGCAAGTTGCATTGAAG TGCATGCTTTGAACAAACTGCCTTATACTAAGCTTGACTCGGACACTGTTGGAGTTAGGGAGGGAGTTATTTTCTTGACATACAGTAGCCTGATAGCATCATCTAGCAAAGGTCGTTCCCGTCTGCAACAGCTTGTACAGTGGTGTGGAACTGGGTTTGATGGTCTTATAATTTTTGATGAG TGTCATAAAGCAAAAAATTTGGTTCCCGAAACGGGTATGGATTCAACAAAAACTGGTCAAGCTGTACGTGATATCCAG GCTCAACTACCTGAAGCTCGTGTTGTTTATTGTTCAGCTACTGGAGCATCTGAACCTCGCAATATGGCTTATATGGTTCGACTTGGCCTTTGGGGAGAAGGGACTGATTTTAGTGATTTTTATGACTTTCTAG AGGCTCTTGAAAAAGGGGGTGTTGGAGCTCTAGAGCTAGTTGCAATGGACTTGAAAGCAAG GGGCATGTATTTATGTCGTACGCTTAGCTACAAGGGTGCTGAGTTTGATATTATAGAAGCAAGATTAGAAGATAAAATGATG GATGTGTATAAAAAGGCTACAGAAGTTTGGGTGGATTTGCGTAATAATTTTATATCTTTAAAAGTAGAGAATCCAAGACTAATATGGAGATTATACTGGGCAGCGCACCAG CGCTTCTTTAGACACTTGTGTATGTCTGCTAAAGTCCCTACTGTAGTGAGACTGGTGAACCAAGCATTAATGGAAGACAAGTGTGTAGTCATAGGTCTGCAGAGTACCGGGGAAGCAAGGACAGAGGATGCTGTTTTAAAATAC GGCTCTGAACTTGATGACTTTATTTCTGGACCTCGTGAGTTAATGCTAAAATTTGTTGAAGATTATTACCCAGATGATATCTCATGGCCGAAAAAGCCTGAAGTTCTCCCAG TAGATGATGGTCTCGGAAGTCTTGGAAGGAAGAGGCACTTTGCAGGTCCTGCCGTTTCAGCAAAATCTAGAGTCAGTAAAGTAGCTAAATTGGAGCCTCCTAGTGATGCTGAAAGTGACGAAGAATGTGGAA ATACAGCTGTCTCTGATTCTGATTACGGACCAGAAGAGGATGAAAGTGGTTCAGAAGAGGATGAAAGTG CTGCCGACTCTGATTATGATGAGTTTCAGAAATGTGAAATTAGCATTAAAGAAGAG GAAAGGGAAAACTTGTTGCAGTGTTCCCGCTGTGGAAAATACGCTCATCAGTCAGGCTTGGTGCCCCCAATTCGCGATTTTACTCTTGAGGAATGGACATGTAGTTTGTGCAAGGATAAAACTGTCGAATATCCTCCTCCTggaacaaacaaaattaaactcCCAAAGAG TTTTGGCACACCCATCGAGTGCAAGAGAGAAATATTAGAGAGGATTCATGCTTTGGATCTTCCAAACAATCCTTTGGATGAAATTATTGACCAGTTAGGAGGCCAAGACATAGTTGCAGAAATTACAGGAAGGAAGGGAAGGCTTGTGAGAGACCCTAGTGGACAGGGTGTGGTTTATGAGCCTCGAAATAC AGATGTCACTGCCGAAATGGTCAACATGCATGAAAAAATGCTCTTCATGGAAGGTAAGAAGTTAGTCGCTATCATCTCTGAAGCTGGATCAGCTGGCGTTTCCTTGCAGGCAGACAGAAGAGTGAGAAATCAG aaaagaagggTTCATATAACACTAGAACTTCCATGGAGTGCCGACCGAGCAGTTCAGCAGTTTGGAAGAACTCATAGATCAAATCAAGTCTCAGCACCACAATACAG ATTACTATTCTCAGACCTTGGTGGAGAACGCCGATTTGCATCAACTGTTGCTATGAGATTAGAATCCCTTGGGGCTTTGACTCAGGGGGACCGCAG GGCTGGACCTTCATTAAGTGCATATAATTATGAGAATGATTATGGAAAGAGGGCTCTGGAGAATTTGTACAAAGCAATAAAGGAGCAg GATCCTCCTGTTGTTGTACCTCCAGGATGCTTATCTGACAGTCCAGATACAATCAAAGATTTTAATGGGCAGGCTACAGTTGCTCTTGATTCTGTTGGAATTTCTATGGAAACCACTG GAAACTCTAAAAAAagcaaccaaaataaaaaagctATTCGACGATTTCTCAACCGGATTTTGGGCATAGCTCCTGAGATTCAGAATAG GCTATTTGAGTTATTTGTGAATAACTTGGATCTTCTTGTTCAAAAAGCTCGCATTGAAGGTAGCCTTGACAGAGGCATTGTTCACTTGAAAGCTAATGTCATTGAACTGCAAGGGACTCCAAAG ACAGTCTATGTTGATCAAATGAGTGGGGCTTCAACTGTTTTGTTCACATTCTCCTTGGATCGTGGAGTTTCATGGGAG TTGGCGAACACCATGTTGAAAGGGAAGCTGAAATCTGAATTTGGTTCATCTGATGACGGCTTCTACCTGTCCAAGAGTGAGTTTATGGGAAAACGTCATGTTATTTTAGCTTTTGAAAG TTCTGCTTCAGCTATGTATAAGATAGTTCGTCCCACCACCGGAGAATCACCTCG GGATATGCATCGGGCAGAATTaactaaaaaatattcaaaagtttCATCTTTAGAGGCGGCCAAAATTCGTTGGGAACACGATTATGAAGCATCATCTAAACAG TGCATGCATGGTCCGAATTGTAAGAATGGTAAATCATGTTCAGTTGGCTCAAGACTACAAGAAGTAAATGTCTTATGTGGTGTCATTGTTCCTATTTGGGGAAAAATACAAACGGCTCTTTCTAAGCAG GTCAAACAATTTCACAGGAGGATACGCATTGTTTGCGTTGAAACTACATCATCAGATAACAGACGTATAGTTGGGCTTCTTGTACCTAATGCAGCAGTTACAACTGTGCTTGaag GTTTAACAACACAGCCACAGTTTATAGTACTGGATGATTGA
- the LOC123893868 gene encoding protein FORGETTER 1-like isoform X5, with protein MPKETTKFSRKLKEKMKTPANKKTVSSAHTSSSYQQLQSHSRRLGMKTPPPAVLRARAAVWRIQQSLFPQQHKLRVTDSELPHPKYEMPDDFSTDQSDDWLRCPVCLAVVNVSNNRSKYCCPNCSVHLDDSDDGEEDVNELVKEVEQDEADCGMPGETFTDYRPSKLSIGPPHPDPVVETSSLSVVEPPEPTYVPKIKDELEFFKSLSCLQIETLVYACQRHLQHIRNGARAGFFIGDGAGVGKGRTVAGLIWENWHHGRKKALWISIGSDLKFDARRDLDDMGASCIEVHALNKLPYTKLDSDTVGVREGVIFLTYSSLIASSSKGRSRLQQLVQWCGTGFDGLIIFDECHKAKNLVPETGMDSTKTGQAVRDIQAQLPEARVVYCSATGASEPRNMAYMVRLGLWGEGTDFSDFYDFLEALEKGGVGALELVAMDLKARGMYLCRTLSYKGAEFDIIEARLEDKMMDVYKKATEVWVDLRNNFISLKVENPRLIWRLYWAAHQRFFRHLCMSAKVPTVVRLVNQALMEDKCVVIGLQSTGEARTEDAVLKYGSELDDFISGPRELMLKFVEDYYPDDISWPKKPEVLPDDGLGSLGRKRHFAGPAVSAKSRVSKVAKLEPPSDAESDEECGTVSDSDYGPEEDESGSEEDESAADSDYDEFQKCEISIKEEERENLLQCSRCGKYAHQSGLVPPIRDFTLEEWTCSLCKDKTVEYPPPGTNKIKLPKSFGTPIECKREILERIHALDLPNNPLDEIIDQLGGQDIVAEITGRKGRLVRDPSGQGVVYEPRNTRDVTAEMVNMHEKMLFMEGKKLVAIISEAGSAGVSLQADRRVRNQKRRVHITLELPWSADRAVQQFGRTHRSNQVSAPQYRLLFSDLGGERRFASTVAMRLESLGALTQGDRRAGPSLSAYNYENDYGKRALENLYKAIKEQDPPVVVPPGCLSDSPDTIKDFNGQATVALDSVGISMETTGNSKKSNQNKKAIRRFLNRILGIAPEIQNRLFELFVNNLDLLVQKARIEGSLDRGIVHLKANVIELQGTPKTVYVDQMSGASTVLFTFSLDRGVSWELANTMLKGKLKSEFGSSDDGFYLSKSEFMGKRHVILAFESSASAMYKIVRPTTGESPRDMHRAELTKKYSKVSSLEAAKIRWEHDYEASSKQCMHGPNCKNGKSCSVGSRLQEVNVLCGVIVPIWGKIQTALSKQVKQFHRRIRIVCVETTSSDNRRIVGLLVPNAAVTTVLEGLTTQPQFIVLDD; from the exons ATTGGCTTCGATGTCCGGTTTGTCTGGCTGTCGTTAACGTATCAAATAACCGCTCGAAGTACTGTTGTCCTAACTGTTCCGTTCACCTTGATGATAGTGATGATGGTGAAGAAGATGTTAacgag CTGGTTAAAGAAGTAGAACAGGATGAAGCTGACTGTGGTATGCCTGGAGAAACATTTACAGATTAT CGGCCATCAAAGCTATCTATCGGACCTCCCCACCCAGATCCAGTTGTGGAAACATCTTCCTTGTCTGTAGTAGAGCCACCCGAGCCTACTTATGTTCCAAAGATTAAGGATGAGTTGGAATTTTTCAAGAGTTTGTCATGCTTGCAGATTGAGACTTTGGTCTATGCTTGTCAG AGACATCTCCAACACATTCGCAACGGTGCTAGGGCTGGATTCTTTATTGGAGATGGAGCAGGTGTAGGTAAAGGTCGAACAGTCGCTGGGCTAATCTGGGAGAACTGGCACCATGGGAGGAAGAAAGCCTT GTGGATTTCTATTGGTTCAGACTTGAAGTTTGACGCCAGAAGAGATTTGGATGATATGGGTGCAAGTTGCATTGAAG TGCATGCTTTGAACAAACTGCCTTATACTAAGCTTGACTCGGACACTGTTGGAGTTAGGGAGGGAGTTATTTTCTTGACATACAGTAGCCTGATAGCATCATCTAGCAAAGGTCGTTCCCGTCTGCAACAGCTTGTACAGTGGTGTGGAACTGGGTTTGATGGTCTTATAATTTTTGATGAG TGTCATAAAGCAAAAAATTTGGTTCCCGAAACGGGTATGGATTCAACAAAAACTGGTCAAGCTGTACGTGATATCCAG GCTCAACTACCTGAAGCTCGTGTTGTTTATTGTTCAGCTACTGGAGCATCTGAACCTCGCAATATGGCTTATATGGTTCGACTTGGCCTTTGGGGAGAAGGGACTGATTTTAGTGATTTTTATGACTTTCTAG AGGCTCTTGAAAAAGGGGGTGTTGGAGCTCTAGAGCTAGTTGCAATGGACTTGAAAGCAAG GGGCATGTATTTATGTCGTACGCTTAGCTACAAGGGTGCTGAGTTTGATATTATAGAAGCAAGATTAGAAGATAAAATGATG GATGTGTATAAAAAGGCTACAGAAGTTTGGGTGGATTTGCGTAATAATTTTATATCTTTAAAAGTAGAGAATCCAAGACTAATATGGAGATTATACTGGGCAGCGCACCAG CGCTTCTTTAGACACTTGTGTATGTCTGCTAAAGTCCCTACTGTAGTGAGACTGGTGAACCAAGCATTAATGGAAGACAAGTGTGTAGTCATAGGTCTGCAGAGTACCGGGGAAGCAAGGACAGAGGATGCTGTTTTAAAATAC GGCTCTGAACTTGATGACTTTATTTCTGGACCTCGTGAGTTAATGCTAAAATTTGTTGAAGATTATTACCCAGATGATATCTCATGGCCGAAAAAGCCTGAAGTTCTCCCAG ATGATGGTCTCGGAAGTCTTGGAAGGAAGAGGCACTTTGCAGGTCCTGCCGTTTCAGCAAAATCTAGAGTCAGTAAAGTAGCTAAATTGGAGCCTCCTAGTGATGCTGAAAGTGACGAAGAATGTGGAA CTGTCTCTGATTCTGATTACGGACCAGAAGAGGATGAAAGTGGTTCAGAAGAGGATGAAAGTG CTGCCGACTCTGATTATGATGAGTTTCAGAAATGTGAAATTAGCATTAAAGAAGAG GAAAGGGAAAACTTGTTGCAGTGTTCCCGCTGTGGAAAATACGCTCATCAGTCAGGCTTGGTGCCCCCAATTCGCGATTTTACTCTTGAGGAATGGACATGTAGTTTGTGCAAGGATAAAACTGTCGAATATCCTCCTCCTggaacaaacaaaattaaactcCCAAAGAG TTTTGGCACACCCATCGAGTGCAAGAGAGAAATATTAGAGAGGATTCATGCTTTGGATCTTCCAAACAATCCTTTGGATGAAATTATTGACCAGTTAGGAGGCCAAGACATAGTTGCAGAAATTACAGGAAGGAAGGGAAGGCTTGTGAGAGACCCTAGTGGACAGGGTGTGGTTTATGAGCCTCGAAATAC AAGAGATGTCACTGCCGAAATGGTCAACATGCATGAAAAAATGCTCTTCATGGAAGGTAAGAAGTTAGTCGCTATCATCTCTGAAGCTGGATCAGCTGGCGTTTCCTTGCAGGCAGACAGAAGAGTGAGAAATCAG aaaagaagggTTCATATAACACTAGAACTTCCATGGAGTGCCGACCGAGCAGTTCAGCAGTTTGGAAGAACTCATAGATCAAATCAAGTCTCAGCACCACAATACAG ATTACTATTCTCAGACCTTGGTGGAGAACGCCGATTTGCATCAACTGTTGCTATGAGATTAGAATCCCTTGGGGCTTTGACTCAGGGGGACCGCAG GGCTGGACCTTCATTAAGTGCATATAATTATGAGAATGATTATGGAAAGAGGGCTCTGGAGAATTTGTACAAAGCAATAAAGGAGCAg GATCCTCCTGTTGTTGTACCTCCAGGATGCTTATCTGACAGTCCAGATACAATCAAAGATTTTAATGGGCAGGCTACAGTTGCTCTTGATTCTGTTGGAATTTCTATGGAAACCACTG GAAACTCTAAAAAAagcaaccaaaataaaaaagctATTCGACGATTTCTCAACCGGATTTTGGGCATAGCTCCTGAGATTCAGAATAG GCTATTTGAGTTATTTGTGAATAACTTGGATCTTCTTGTTCAAAAAGCTCGCATTGAAGGTAGCCTTGACAGAGGCATTGTTCACTTGAAAGCTAATGTCATTGAACTGCAAGGGACTCCAAAG ACAGTCTATGTTGATCAAATGAGTGGGGCTTCAACTGTTTTGTTCACATTCTCCTTGGATCGTGGAGTTTCATGGGAG TTGGCGAACACCATGTTGAAAGGGAAGCTGAAATCTGAATTTGGTTCATCTGATGACGGCTTCTACCTGTCCAAGAGTGAGTTTATGGGAAAACGTCATGTTATTTTAGCTTTTGAAAG TTCTGCTTCAGCTATGTATAAGATAGTTCGTCCCACCACCGGAGAATCACCTCG GGATATGCATCGGGCAGAATTaactaaaaaatattcaaaagtttCATCTTTAGAGGCGGCCAAAATTCGTTGGGAACACGATTATGAAGCATCATCTAAACAG TGCATGCATGGTCCGAATTGTAAGAATGGTAAATCATGTTCAGTTGGCTCAAGACTACAAGAAGTAAATGTCTTATGTGGTGTCATTGTTCCTATTTGGGGAAAAATACAAACGGCTCTTTCTAAGCAG GTCAAACAATTTCACAGGAGGATACGCATTGTTTGCGTTGAAACTACATCATCAGATAACAGACGTATAGTTGGGCTTCTTGTACCTAATGCAGCAGTTACAACTGTGCTTGaag GTTTAACAACACAGCCACAGTTTATAGTACTGGATGATTGA